AATTGTGATAAGTCAAATCATTTTATTCAATAATTATTAGACATGCTTAAGGGAATAATTTACTCTTTATTTTAAAAAGAGTTAGGTAGAATTCacctaattttatatatatataatttcatcaatttatacaattttaataaaattgtgctttttcttttttaaaaaagtttaataacaaaaaaaataaccaaaaacaaccataatttactttatttaatatttattaattattacaacaattaataaataataaataagacaaattttacTTACTTTTTTTTGTCACTCTAGTATTACGGTTCTTTTGTTATATATGTTTCGACCATTAACATGAAtatttttgtctatttttcttaataaaaCAAGCAACATTGCGAATGTAAAATTATAAACACTACGAATAAGGGTGGAGTTATCTCACATTGGTTTGTGACTCGACTCGACTCACATTAAGCTCCACCATGCTTCATTCAGTTCGTTTACTTAGTTCAATCTTATACATTTTTTGAAGCTTATTTATTTAGCCAAACAGGTCAAGTGGTAAAAAGTGAACTATCAAAATACAAAAATCAAATTAATCTTGAGGTCGAATTCATTAGttcttaattaatttttaaattgggTGCACGCAGGCGTTTGATTTATTGATAGGATCAATAAAGGTGGATATAAATGCAAGGAATTTGGAAAACCAAACAGCATTAGACTTAGCTGAAGCTCGTCCTTTGCCAACGATGAATAGAAAATTACAAGATAGATTTGCGTTATTTATCAACCGGTTTCGACGTGGTTCTATAGTATTAGTAATGGATCGCATAAAAGCAGAAGTAAGTGAAGAACAACGCAACGCTAACTTGGTAATTGCTACTCTCATGTTAACCGTAATTTATCAAACGGTTCTGAGTCCCCCAGGTGGACTCACCCAGGGTAGCGACAATGATCCAAGTGGTAAGAATCTTCTAAACTCTACTTCATCCCACAATTCTACTGCAGCAGGGAAATCTGTCATGCCACAGAAAACTTTCTATCTTGTTACAGTCTTGAATGCTTACGTCTTTTTGTTTGCGATTGGCATCATTATCTCCATGCTGCCAAAATCATTCTCCGCTTTTGCAGTTTTTTCAATTCTATACTTTATGACGAGCTATTTTGTTTCTGAGGCAGTGATATGGCCGTAGGAGCACTAAGCGTAAATATTTCAGCTTGCTTGAATGGATTGGATCAACTGTTAGTCATTGTACTCTCTTCCTTTGGGTGGGTGCTCTTTAGTTTCCTATATGTGTTTGTGTAAAAATTAAAcacccctttttttttctctgtGTTTCCTACATGTGCTTTATTATTCAGGCTTCTTGTATGAGAAACATGATTACTAGTCTCCCATTGTAACCATGGCAAGCTAACCCCATCTGTTAAACCCCATTCTGCTTCTGTCATTACTTCTCTGAAAAATAAAATGATAGAATGGTTAAATGGTCGGACATGAAAATCATTATGTGAATGCTTAGTGTAAAAGAGTTATCCACCTGGCTCTTGATGGTTTTCGTGCAGACTTGTTCTTCGTACCCGGAAACAGTTCATTAACTATCTTCGAAAGTTCTTTGCCTCGCTGCTCCTCAAACACATTCTTGTTTTCGCTTCTATTGTCATATCATGGGGTTTGGCAAGTGAGAATTGCAAGAAAGCATTTTTTCCATAGCATACTTGGTTTTAGAAGGACCAGGATACCATTATGAATaaagaataataacaataaatcaTTTGCTATGCTATTCTATAAATTTACTAATACTAAAgccagaagaaaataaaaaaatatcaaatacaGAATAGATGCAGTACAACTTTATGAAGTCAGTACTTAGATTCACAATTTTATAAAAGCAAAGTCCAACAATTTCAGATGGAAGTTCAACAAAGACTAATTCGATTGTTTCTAATGACCCCATGTGAAAGGCAATCCCAAGCACCTGGTAAAAGCTAGGTCCTTCTTTTTATAGTAATTTTCCATCAAAATCTCCCTCGGACTATACTATAGTATTTGATGAAATCTGCTATACTAAAGCACCTATATAATTGAGTAAGCACTCAAACTCAGGAGAGAAAGGTTAATTTAATGATTTAGCTTGCTGGATGTTTGTTATGAAGGAAGACGAAACGTATGAAGGGGAGTGGATCCTCTTCAGTGAAAAAAACTGGATGGTATCCAGTGCTTAATCTAACCATTCATTactctctcttatttatttttggtcccgtTTATAGAATCAAAGATGAGAAATCACACTGGATCTTGTCAAGTATTAAAAAAACTGGAGAGGATTCATTTCCGAAAACATATGTACATTCAAACGGTATGGTTAACTGTTTGTGGCAAGTGGCAACTACATTAAAACTGGACATGTAATGTGTAAAGCAGCATGCAACAATATCTTACAACGTTGTTTTCGGGCTTAGTCCAGTAAAATCCTTGAATACTGAATAGTAATCACAATCAAGTTTGACGACACGAGCACAAGTATCATTTCTCATATAGCATCATTGAAATCAAAAGGAAGCTAATAATTTGCAAAAATACAAACAATCACGATGATGAAGAAATCATCCTTATTATAAGTTAATAACCCATGATAATTTGGAAGTATATATGAAGCAGCCAACGAGATACTCGGTTGGAGACTCCAGCTTGGTGTGCAAATTAAACAAGAGTGGAGAAGTTGCGATTGATCAGCAAGGATCTAAAGCAGGGTGCATGCTAGCTGAATATGCAAATGAGAGGCAAGCTATAGTTGAAAACTAACCACACAATAAACACAAGTTGATTGTTCGAATGTATATTTTGAACATGTAGAGATGTGGATTGGACAGGAAAGTTGGCCCAACACTCAAAcccaatacaaaaaaaaaatgcataataTTGAAAGTTTAAAAAACTATAAAATCACGCGCTTTGTTCAGTTTCATCAACTTAGAATATATAGTTTGACTTCACTCAAGTTCTTAGAAAATATAGTTTATGACATCATTCACAAGGTACTCAAATAATACATAGAAAATGAAGGTAAACGATTGCCACTTATTATAATCGGGCCATTCAAGGGTTGAGTCCAGTTTTTTTCCGTCCCAACATTTGGTATTAAGATCCTCGGTTCTGAAAAGAAAATCAAGGAAGGTTTTCAAACATGGCAAATATTAGGGAGTTGCATGCTGCTGCTTGGTTAGGAGAAATAGACACTATCTACAAAGTTATTGAGCAGGATCCACGCATTTTGGAGGAAGTTGATGCAGTACCGTTTGTCAACACTCCTTTGCACACTGCTGCATCTGCAGGCAAAGTCGCTTAAATCTCCAATTTTACTATTTAAATCATATTACAATTTTAGACCTTTAATATATACTCTCTTAATAATTTTGTGTAAAATATGATTTTTACTCTCTTTTACAGGACATCTAGAGTTTTCCATAGAGATTATGAGATTGAAGCCTTCATTTGGTGGTTTTAGTCCAATCCACCTTGCATTAAAAAACAATCAACACAATCTGGTGCGTCGCCTTGTAGAAATCAACAAAGATCTCGTTCGTGTTAAAGGAAGAGGAGGCGTCACTCCTTTGCATTTTCTATGTCAATCTGGTGATGATAATGAAAACATCACACTTTTAATTGACTTGCTTGAAGCATGCCCTGATTCTATTGAAGATGTGAATATGAAAAATGAGACTGCACTCCATATTTCGCTCATAAATGGAAACTTGAGAGCCTTTCAAATTCTGGTTGGCTGGGTCAGGAGCATTGTCCGTGAGGATGCTTATTCTTTAGAGCGCTCTATTTTAAACTGGAAGGATTCAGATGGCAATACCATTTTGCACATAGCAACACTCAATGCTAACCAACAGGTATCAGTCTTGCGAGAAAAGGACAAAGTGATCTTGATTTTTTAGTCTGTAGACATTTAAGTTCATAAGAAtttaaaaatgtaattttttacttttttttattttaatatggaCACATCAATCCTAGATCTAATTTGTCTAA
The DNA window shown above is from Arachis ipaensis cultivar K30076 chromosome B08, Araip1.1, whole genome shotgun sequence and carries:
- the LOC107611798 gene encoding ankyrin repeat-containing protein BDA1-like isoform X2, giving the protein MRLKPSFGWKLNEQGFSPIHLALQNNQHNLVRRLVEINKDLVRVKGREGVTPLHFLCQSGDDNKNIKLLIDLLEACPDSIEDVNVRNETALHIALINQNLSAFRKLVHWLVKNVRKGADSLEVSILNWKNSEGNTILHIAIINDNEQAFDLLIGSIKVDINARNLENQTALDLAEARPLPTMNRKLQDRFALFINRFRRGSIVLVMDRIKAEVSEEQRNANLVIATLMLTVIYQTVLSPPGGLTQGSDNDPSGKNLLNSTSSHNSTAAGKSVMPQKTFYLVTVLNAYVFLFAIGIIISMLPKSFSAFAVFSILYFMTSYFVSEAVIWP
- the LOC107611799 gene encoding ankyrin repeat-containing protein BDA1-like; amino-acid sequence: MRLKPSFGGFSPIHLALKNNQHNLVRRLVEINKDLVRVKGRGGVTPLHFLCQSGDDNENITLLIDLLEACPDSIEDVNMKNETALHISLINGNLRAFQILVGWVRSIVREDAYSLERSILNWKDSDGNTILHIATLNANQQAVDLLMKRVKINAKNLENRTALDLAEALALPTIIKTLLKAKAKRGVSIDDDSNRENKLKFNSTLTLLFILMNHTRMQVSEQQRNAVMVVATFVVTALYHTVLNPPGGLT